One part of the Haliotis asinina isolate JCU_RB_2024 chromosome 2, JCU_Hal_asi_v2, whole genome shotgun sequence genome encodes these proteins:
- the LOC137271879 gene encoding uncharacterized protein, with amino-acid sequence MAADHCCVPLCTSDARNDGSLSFHTFPKPEALRKRWKVAIRRDEGPFFTITRKSVVCSKHFRPEDYKYTPVRRTLKQGSVPSIFPWNLENMKLRKAPAIRHPLMPKNPNSSESPTSSLLDCDPHEEEEDSLSAQTQTDVSLPDTQLLLKRILELEKENDLLKQQLTIERFGLERFAGNDDLIQYYTSFRSYKLFRQFFEFVKPSASNMCSMYYACANAISLAGSIPIWPSRVTVDRYMPPEFQITYPSTRVILDCTELRIQIPSALVLNSMFYSHYKSSCTLKGLIGIAPNGAITFVSNLYTGVMSDVEITKLSGILDLLEPGDSVMTDKGFTIASILSERGVGLNIPPFLYSSGQFTPSEVEETQSIASLRIHVERLIRRVKENHLFDSTISLAELGSINQLWTVACITSSFQGPLIKKK; translated from the exons ATGGCTGCTGACCATTGTTGTGTACCTCTGTGTACATCCGATGCACGAAACGACGGTTCACTGTCATTTCACACGTTTCCAAAGCCCGAAGCTCTTCGAAAGAGGTGGAAAGTTGCTATTCGACGAGACGAAGGACCCTTCTTTACG ATAACAAGGAAGAGTGTTGTATGCTCGAAGCATTTCCGGCCCGAGGACTACAAGTACACACCAGTAAGGAGGACCCTCAAGCAAGGATCTGTGCCATCCATATTTCCTTGGAACTTGGAAAATATGAAGTTGAGGAAAGCACCAGCCATCCGTCATCCACTTATGCCGAAAAATCCAAATTCATCAGAAAG TCCTACAAGCTCCCTGTTAGACTGTGACCCCCATGAAGAAGAGGAGGACAGTTTGTCAGCTCAGACCCAGACAGATGTCAGCCTGCCAGATACACAGCTTCTTCTAAAAAGAATTCTGGAACTGGAGAAGGAGAACGATTTGTTAAAACAACAGCTCACCATTGAGAGATTTGGATTAGAAAGATTCGCTGGAAATGATGATCTCATCCAGTACTACACATCATTTCGTTCTTATAAATTGTTCAGACAGttttttgaatttgtaaagCCAAGTGCCTCCAATATGTGCAGTATGTATTACGCATGTGCAAATGCcatttctcttgcag GATCAATTCCTATCTGGCCCTCCAGAGTGACAGTAGACAGATACATGCCTCCTGAGTTTCAGATAACATACCCATCTACTAGAGTCATTTTAGACTGTACGGAGCTCAGGATCCAAATTCCCTCAGCTTTGGTGTTAAATTCCATGTTTTATTCCCATTACAAAAGCTCCTGCACTCTGAAAGGCTTGATTGGCATTGCTCCAAATGGTGCTATTACCTTTGTATCTAATCTATACACAGGTGTCATGTCAGatgttgaaataacaaaatTGTCTGGCATTCTAGATTTGCTGGAGCCAGGGGACAGTGTTATGACTGACAAAGGTTTTACTATTGCCAGTATACTGAGTGAGAGAGGTGTTGGTCTTAACATTCCTCCATTTCTGTATTCCTCTGGGCAGTTCACACCTAGTGAAGTAGAGGAGACCCAGTCCATTGCATCACTTAGGATTCATGTGGAAAGATTGATCAGAAGAGTTAAAGAGAATCACCTGTTTGATTCTACAATATCTCTTGCAGAGCTGGGCAGCATCAATCAGCTGTGGACTGTAGCTTGCATTACTTCAAGTTTTCAAGGACCATTGATaaaaaagaaatga